The following are encoded together in the Natranaerobius trueperi genome:
- a CDS encoding amidohydrolase, with protein sequence MTPYNMDKETAKQTVMQKIEQNSDRIIDFANDIWDNPELGFKEHRTAGKVMEFFDELGLQYKSGMARTGVRADVSGKSHKYRIAVLGELDAVTCGDHPDADPETGAVHACGHHGQLAVMLGTALGLISSGLSEQLSGDLSFIAVPAEEFVELDFRNKLKEKGEIEFFGGKQELIRQGIFDDIDMAAMVHHQAETPERVIKVSSGSNGFVGKEVIYKGQESHAGAAPHQGVNALNAAMLGLMGIHAQRETFKDEDAIRVHPIITKGGDLVNIVPSDVKLETYVRGRNINAILDANKKVNKALKGGAYTIGAEIDIKEIPGYLPVEADPNMNKLYGNNVQAILGDNGLETIKAVAGSTDMGDISQLMPAIHPYVGGVEGKAHARDYKITDPTMAYVIPAKAMACMIIDLLWDDAREAKNIKEYYQPQYTKEDYLKMWRSLE encoded by the coding sequence ATGACTCCATATAACATGGATAAGGAAACTGCTAAACAAACTGTTATGCAAAAGATTGAGCAAAATAGTGATAGAATTATCGATTTTGCTAATGACATCTGGGATAATCCAGAACTTGGATTTAAAGAACATCGTACAGCGGGTAAAGTCATGGAATTTTTTGATGAACTAGGTTTACAGTACAAGTCAGGGATGGCAAGAACAGGTGTTCGTGCCGATGTATCCGGTAAAAGTCATAAGTATCGTATTGCTGTACTAGGAGAACTAGATGCGGTTACATGTGGTGATCATCCTGATGCCGACCCTGAAACTGGGGCTGTACATGCCTGTGGTCATCATGGACAACTTGCTGTTATGTTAGGCACGGCACTAGGTTTAATCAGTAGTGGGTTGAGTGAACAACTTAGCGGGGATTTATCTTTTATTGCTGTACCAGCTGAAGAATTTGTTGAATTAGATTTTCGTAATAAATTAAAAGAAAAAGGAGAAATTGAATTTTTTGGTGGTAAGCAAGAATTGATCCGCCAAGGCATTTTTGACGATATTGATATGGCAGCAATGGTACATCATCAAGCTGAAACTCCGGAACGCGTAATTAAAGTTTCGAGTGGGAGTAATGGGTTTGTTGGAAAGGAAGTAATCTATAAAGGACAAGAATCTCACGCGGGAGCCGCTCCACATCAAGGGGTGAATGCTCTTAATGCTGCAATGCTCGGATTGATGGGTATTCATGCTCAACGTGAGACTTTTAAAGATGAGGATGCCATTAGAGTTCACCCTATTATTACAAAGGGCGGAGATCTTGTAAATATTGTACCTTCAGATGTAAAGTTGGAAACTTATGTGCGGGGCCGTAATATCAATGCTATCTTAGATGCCAATAAAAAGGTGAATAAAGCTTTAAAAGGAGGAGCTTATACCATTGGAGCAGAAATTGATATTAAAGAGATTCCTGGTTACCTTCCTGTAGAAGCTGATCCGAACATGAATAAACTTTATGGTAATAATGTACAAGCTATATTAGGTGATAATGGATTAGAAACGATTAAAGCTGTGGCAGGTTCCACAGATATGGGAGATATTAGTCAGTTAATGCCTGCTATACACCCTTATGTAGGAGGTGTTGAAGGAAAAGCTCATGCGAGAGACTATAAGATCACTGACCCTACAATGGCCTATGTGATCCCTGCTAAAGCTATGGCTTGTATGATAATAGATCTTTTATGGGATGATGCTAGGGAGGCAAAGAATATAAAAGAATATTATCAACCACAATACACCAAAGAAGATTATCTAAAGATGTGGAGAAGTTTAGAATAA
- a CDS encoding DUF3100 domain-containing protein, whose amino-acid sequence MFNWKLHGIVLVLTIVAELIGLYSFSLGPGTVLLLPMLYALVIGIFMGPRFLKIANKKDMNDASPLITLSVLILMARLGANVGPDIPLILEAGMPLLLQELGNLGTLAIGMPVAVLLGFKREAIGATFSQAREASLAIIGDNYGLDGAEGRGVLGIYIFGTVVGAIWNGLMGGLVSSLGIFHPYALGMASGIGSASMMSAASGSVAAAIPERADEILSFAATSNILTSATGIYVMIFISIPLAERYYKVLTKWKGNREKFDSDSHQTKT is encoded by the coding sequence ATGTTTAATTGGAAACTTCATGGCATTGTTTTAGTACTTACTATTGTAGCTGAATTGATTGGTTTATATAGTTTTTCATTAGGACCAGGGACGGTTCTTTTGCTACCAATGTTATATGCATTAGTTATAGGTATTTTTATGGGACCTCGTTTTTTGAAGATTGCAAACAAAAAGGATATGAACGACGCTTCACCACTTATTACCTTGTCTGTACTAATTTTAATGGCAAGGTTAGGTGCTAACGTTGGTCCCGATATACCACTTATTCTTGAAGCTGGGATGCCACTTCTCTTACAGGAATTAGGGAACTTAGGTACATTAGCAATAGGTATGCCAGTTGCAGTTTTATTAGGATTTAAACGAGAAGCAATTGGTGCTACGTTTTCTCAGGCTCGCGAAGCTTCTTTGGCTATTATTGGTGATAATTATGGTTTGGACGGAGCTGAAGGACGTGGCGTACTTGGAATTTATATTTTCGGGACAGTAGTTGGTGCTATTTGGAATGGTTTAATGGGAGGACTTGTATCTTCTTTAGGAATTTTTCACCCTTATGCTCTTGGTATGGCATCAGGTATCGGTTCAGCAAGTATGATGAGTGCTGCCTCAGGTTCAGTAGCAGCCGCGATTCCAGAGCGTGCTGACGAGATACTATCATTTGCTGCGACAAGTAATATTTTAACTTCTGCAACTGGGATTTATGTAATGATATTTATATCAATTCCTTTAGCAGAAAGGTATTATAAAGTATTAACGAAATGGAAGGGAAATAGAGAAAAATTTGATTCTGATAGCCATCAAACAAAGACATGA
- a CDS encoding GntP family permease has protein sequence MWIILAGIILLIVLVYNRINVVIAAPIAVSFVSILNGYAPFDVLTGEYVEETSYFIKDFLFIFLLGAIMGKIMTDSGATQTISLFIVKTLGAKRGISAVLISSALLTYGGIPGFVVVFTIYPISLPVFKEANLPRYLLPACFMGGVANLSIPMPGSPQIHNIIPMESLETGPLAGLIPGVIGTIVSLTLAILYLEFRAKRSKTNGESFQDSEQLDEKLLTSNPSIITSLIPLIIVVTSLSFFNISIIAALTLGVLVAIILFFKYLTSTINSINNGVKDSLPPLLFAASAVGFGLTLRSFPDFEAFLQAIIDLPVNPLITSALTTNLGASIMGSASGGIVLTMSLIEEGLIAQPDGANLHRIIVMSSTVFDTIPFNNGYLGILAFIGLSVKDTYFDCFMTTIVTPLIGLMVAFGLMLL, from the coding sequence ATGTGGATTATTTTAGCTGGAATTATTTTATTAATTGTTCTAGTTTATAATAGAATAAACGTTGTTATTGCTGCACCAATAGCAGTTTCATTTGTTTCTATTTTAAACGGGTATGCTCCCTTTGATGTGTTAACAGGTGAATATGTAGAAGAGACTAGTTACTTTATTAAAGACTTTTTGTTTATTTTTCTTTTGGGTGCGATCATGGGGAAAATAATGACAGATTCCGGAGCTACTCAAACTATTTCATTATTTATTGTAAAGACCTTAGGTGCAAAACGAGGTATTAGTGCTGTTCTAATCTCTAGTGCCCTTCTTACTTATGGAGGAATACCAGGTTTTGTAGTAGTATTTACTATCTACCCAATTAGTTTACCAGTATTTAAAGAAGCTAATCTACCTCGCTATCTTCTCCCTGCATGTTTTATGGGAGGTGTAGCTAATTTATCTATTCCCATGCCAGGTAGTCCACAAATACACAATATTATTCCAATGGAAAGTCTCGAGACAGGACCTCTAGCTGGTTTAATTCCAGGAGTTATTGGTACAATAGTTTCATTAACACTTGCAATCTTATACTTAGAGTTTAGAGCAAAAAGATCAAAAACTAATGGAGAAAGCTTTCAAGATAGTGAACAACTAGATGAAAAATTACTAACCTCTAACCCAAGTATAATTACGTCTCTGATACCTTTAATAATTGTAGTGACATCTTTATCCTTTTTTAATATCTCAATAATCGCAGCACTTACCCTTGGGGTATTAGTAGCAATAATTCTATTTTTTAAGTATCTTACATCAACTATTAATTCTATAAATAACGGTGTTAAAGATTCGTTACCACCTCTTTTATTTGCAGCTTCTGCAGTAGGGTTTGGGCTAACACTTCGATCATTTCCAGACTTTGAAGCTTTTTTACAGGCTATCATTGATCTACCTGTAAACCCATTGATAACATCTGCTTTAACAACAAATTTGGGTGCGAGTATTATGGGTTCTGCATCAGGTGGAATTGTACTTACTATGTCTTTAATAGAAGAAGGCTTAATAGCTCAACCTGATGGAGCTAATTTACACAGAATTATTGTCATGTCATCTACAGTATTTGATACTATACCATTTAATAATGGTTATCTAGGAATACTTGCTTTTATAGGGCTCTCCGTAAAAGATACCTATTTTGATTGCTTTATGACTACTATAGTCACCCCCCTTATTGGCCTTATGGTAGCTTTTGGATTAATGCTACTATAG
- a CDS encoding YcxB family protein, producing the protein MKDNIKSVFSKSDYIEGYQELVIDDDGIKKSSSYGESLYRWNFMDRVKELDKIIYVQLKNNQYLVIPKRVFDTNEELQNTKKFILDKGLQSEPNTKIKNIFKPKELLKLLILIFGLFILTYIFYAFFILVLMLWKM; encoded by the coding sequence ATGAAAGATAATATTAAATCAGTGTTTAGTAAAAGTGATTATATTGAAGGTTATCAAGAATTAGTGATAGATGATGATGGTATAAAAAAGAGTAGTTCATATGGGGAAAGCTTGTATAGATGGAACTTTATGGATAGGGTTAAGGAACTAGATAAAATAATCTACGTACAATTAAAAAATAATCAATACTTAGTAATTCCCAAACGAGTATTTGATACAAATGAAGAGTTACAGAATACAAAAAAGTTTATATTAGACAAAGGATTACAATCAGAACCTAATACTAAAATAAAAAATATCTTTAAACCAAAGGAACTTTTGAAATTATTGATATTAATATTTGGCCTGTTTATACTAACTTATATTTTCTATGCTTTTTTTATCTTAGTGTTAATGCTATGGAAGATGTAG
- a CDS encoding stage V sporulation protein S — protein MEMLKVSAKSDPNKVAGALAGVIRERGKVELQAIGAGAINQCTKSIAIARGFVAPSGIDLVFIPAFIDIEIDGEQRTAIKFIVGPRK, from the coding sequence ATGGAAATGTTAAAAGTATCAGCAAAGTCAGACCCAAATAAAGTTGCAGGTGCACTTGCAGGAGTGATTAGGGAACGTGGAAAAGTAGAATTACAAGCTATTGGAGCAGGAGCTATTAATCAGTGTACAAAATCTATTGCTATAGCTCGCGGGTTTGTAGCCCCTAGTGGTATTGATCTTGTTTTTATTCCAGCTTTTATTGATATCGAGATTGATGGGGAACAAAGGACAGCTATCAAGTTCATTGTAGGGCCGCGTAAGTAA
- a CDS encoding flavocytochrome c produces the protein MWKKLSYLALAGLMTFSFTACEPEQDQEEPGGEETEQTDKQYDIAVIGGGGAGLAAATSAAEEGADVVVVEKRPMLGGNTLWATGGLNAAETLYQEEEGTEDNVETFYEDTMEGGDHENISELVEILTEESADSVVWLEDYGADLSDVGTLGGHSNPRTHRPAGGEPVGPEVVNTLEYAAEKQGVDFLLNTKGVEILTEEDDVSGVHVEEEEKAYDINSEKVIVATGGFGANEDMITEYAPELEGFATTNHQGATGTGIEIAQEVGADVIDMEMIQIHPTVEVESGRLITEAVRGNGAVLLNKAGDRFIDELDTREVVSEAILEQKGQSAFLFFDDSLRDSLGAIEDYVDQGMVTEGDNIEELAEKLDFPADSIEETVDTYNSYVDKGKDEDFGREDMNMTLEDDPYYAIEITPATHHTMGGLHIDTEARVLDEDGEPISGLFAAGECTGGIHGTNRLGGNALTDITVFGRIAGETAASELNN, from the coding sequence ATGTGGAAAAAATTAAGTTATCTAGCTTTAGCAGGATTAATGACATTTAGTTTTACTGCCTGTGAACCGGAACAAGATCAGGAAGAGCCTGGTGGTGAAGAGACAGAACAAACAGACAAACAATACGACATAGCTGTTATCGGTGGTGGTGGTGCAGGTTTAGCAGCTGCCACATCCGCTGCTGAAGAAGGAGCTGATGTAGTAGTCGTTGAAAAGAGGCCTATGTTGGGCGGAAACACTCTTTGGGCAACCGGTGGATTAAATGCCGCTGAAACTCTTTACCAGGAAGAAGAAGGTACTGAAGATAATGTCGAAACTTTCTATGAAGATACTATGGAAGGCGGAGACCATGAAAACATATCTGAACTAGTAGAGATTTTAACCGAAGAGTCCGCTGATAGTGTTGTGTGGCTTGAAGACTATGGAGCCGATCTTAGTGATGTAGGTACTTTAGGAGGACACAGTAACCCGAGAACTCATAGACCCGCAGGAGGAGAACCTGTAGGACCAGAAGTAGTAAATACCTTGGAATATGCTGCTGAAAAGCAAGGAGTTGACTTCCTACTAAATACTAAAGGAGTAGAGATTTTGACTGAAGAAGATGATGTTTCTGGAGTTCATGTAGAAGAAGAAGAAAAAGCTTATGACATAAATTCTGAAAAAGTGATTGTGGCTACCGGAGGTTTTGGTGCCAATGAAGATATGATAACAGAATATGCCCCCGAACTAGAAGGGTTCGCTACTACTAACCATCAAGGCGCTACTGGCACAGGTATTGAAATAGCTCAGGAAGTAGGAGCAGATGTAATAGATATGGAAATGATTCAAATTCATCCCACAGTAGAAGTAGAATCAGGAAGATTGATCACTGAAGCGGTTCGAGGTAATGGTGCAGTTCTTTTAAATAAAGCCGGAGATAGATTCATAGACGAATTGGATACTAGAGAAGTAGTATCCGAAGCAATATTAGAACAAAAAGGACAGAGTGCTTTCTTGTTTTTTGATGATAGCCTGAGAGATTCTTTGGGAGCTATAGAAGATTATGTTGATCAAGGCATGGTAACAGAAGGAGATAACATCGAAGAGCTAGCAGAAAAACTAGACTTCCCTGCTGACTCAATAGAAGAAACTGTTGATACTTACAATTCCTACGTAGACAAAGGAAAAGACGAAGACTTTGGACGTGAAGACATGAATATGACTTTAGAAGACGATCCATATTATGCAATTGAGATCACACCAGCTACCCACCATACTATGGGTGGACTACACATCGACACAGAAGCACGTGTTCTTGACGAAGATGGGGAACCTATTTCAGGATTGTTCGCTGCCGGTGAATGTACCGGGGGTATTCACGGTACTAATCGTCTAGGTGGTAATGCCTTAACTGACATTACTGTCTTTGGACGAATTGCCGGTGAGACAGCTGCTTCTGAACTTAATAATTAA
- a CDS encoding IS3 family transposase has translation MKSEMYHLQKFESLKCAIEEYIDYYNNNRYQKRLKCMTPLEYRNYQAQAAV, from the coding sequence TTGAAATCCGAAATGTATCACCTTCAAAAGTTTGAAAGTCTCAAGTGTGCCATAGAAGAATATATAGATTACTACAACAATAATCGTTATCAAAAAAGATTGAAGTGCATGACACCACTAGAGTATCGTAATTATCAAGCACAAGCGGCTGTATAA
- a CDS encoding electron transfer flavoprotein subunit alpha, with product MSVRIIEEKCTGCELCLHACPYPGAIEMENNIAKITDNCTLCGACEDECPVGAIEVAKKETKAEVDDSYEGVWVYIEHVDGEPLEVSFELLSKAKELAKDLNTYVGGVLIGDKIKSKANEVFAYGADKLYLVQGSEYKNYNTKLYTHAMDNIIKTYKPEIVLFGATNNGRDLAARVAVRLRTGLTADCTKITIDKEKRLLEQTRPAFGGNIMATILCPIGRPQMATVRPKVMKKDKPDYAKQGEIIEVNLEDKPQELRTRIIDIIQHTTQTVNLEDAEIIVSGGRGLSEPEGFKLIEELAVAIGGAVGASRATVDAGWIPHHHQVGQTGKTVAPKLYIACGISGAIQHMAGMQTSDVIIAINKDPDAPIFDIATYGIVGDLYEVVPALIKEFNNYFETSRKTGDC from the coding sequence ATGTCAGTTAGAATTATAGAAGAAAAATGTACGGGTTGTGAACTGTGTCTACATGCATGTCCTTATCCTGGAGCAATAGAAATGGAAAATAATATTGCTAAAATAACGGATAATTGCACGCTTTGCGGGGCATGTGAAGATGAGTGTCCAGTGGGTGCAATTGAAGTTGCAAAAAAAGAAACAAAAGCCGAAGTTGATGATAGTTATGAAGGTGTATGGGTTTATATAGAACATGTTGACGGTGAACCCTTAGAAGTTTCTTTTGAATTATTAAGTAAAGCTAAAGAACTAGCAAAAGATTTAAACACTTATGTAGGTGGAGTATTGATAGGTGACAAAATAAAATCTAAGGCCAATGAAGTTTTCGCATATGGGGCTGATAAACTATATTTAGTTCAAGGAAGTGAATATAAAAACTATAATACAAAATTATATACTCATGCCATGGATAATATTATCAAAACTTATAAGCCAGAAATAGTCCTATTTGGTGCAACAAATAATGGTAGAGATTTAGCTGCTAGAGTAGCAGTACGATTAAGGACTGGTCTTACTGCAGATTGTACGAAAATAACAATTGATAAAGAGAAAAGGCTTCTAGAACAAACAAGGCCAGCATTCGGTGGAAATATTATGGCCACAATTCTGTGTCCTATAGGTAGACCGCAAATGGCAACCGTACGACCCAAGGTTATGAAAAAAGATAAACCAGATTATGCAAAGCAAGGAGAGATTATCGAAGTTAACTTAGAAGATAAACCACAAGAATTAAGAACAAGAATAATTGATATTATCCAACATACTACGCAGACAGTAAACTTAGAGGATGCTGAAATTATTGTTTCCGGAGGTAGAGGATTAAGTGAACCTGAAGGGTTTAAATTAATTGAAGAACTAGCTGTGGCTATAGGTGGGGCTGTTGGAGCATCAAGAGCAACAGTTGATGCAGGATGGATCCCCCACCATCATCAAGTAGGTCAAACGGGAAAAACTGTGGCACCAAAGTTATATATAGCATGTGGGATTTCAGGAGCAATACAACACATGGCTGGAATGCAAACATCAGATGTAATTATTGCTATAAATAAAGACCCTGATGCTCCTATATTTGATATTGCCACTTATGGTATTGTGGGAGATTTATATGAGGTTGTACCTGCTCTGATCAAAGAATTTAATAATTACTTTGAAACAAGTCGTAAAACAGGAGATTGTTAG
- a CDS encoding electron transfer flavoprotein subunit beta/FixA family protein: MNIIVCIKQVPDTSEVKLDPETNTLIREGVPSIVNPFDENAVEAALQIREKFGGKVTVITMGPPQAKDALKKCVSMGADDAYLLSDKAFAGSDTWATSYTLSRAIKKLGDYDLILCGKQAIDGDTAQVGPGIAEHLDFPQVTYVQEIDEVNDDKIRLKRLVEGATHVMNVSLPAVLTVEKSVNNPRYPSIKGIMRSSKMEIPVLVAKDLDTDPNLLGLDGSPTEVRTVFPPESRGEGEMISGEPEEAAKKLVGKILDLKIV, encoded by the coding sequence ATGAATATAATTGTATGTATAAAACAGGTGCCTGATACTTCGGAAGTTAAACTAGATCCAGAGACTAATACATTGATCCGCGAAGGAGTACCAAGTATTGTTAATCCCTTTGATGAAAATGCTGTTGAAGCAGCACTTCAAATCAGAGAGAAATTTGGTGGTAAGGTGACCGTTATTACTATGGGACCACCTCAAGCAAAAGATGCTTTGAAGAAATGTGTGTCTATGGGTGCAGATGATGCTTATTTATTAAGTGATAAGGCTTTCGCTGGTTCTGATACATGGGCCACTTCTTATACTCTTTCTAGAGCAATCAAAAAATTAGGTGATTATGATCTGATTTTATGTGGAAAACAGGCAATAGATGGAGACACTGCTCAAGTTGGTCCAGGAATTGCAGAGCATTTAGATTTTCCTCAAGTCACTTATGTTCAAGAAATTGATGAGGTTAATGATGATAAGATTAGGTTAAAACGATTAGTTGAGGGAGCAACCCACGTAATGAATGTTAGCCTTCCAGCAGTACTTACAGTAGAGAAGTCTGTTAATAATCCGAGATATCCTAGTATTAAAGGGATTATGAGATCTAGTAAAATGGAAATACCGGTGCTAGTGGCTAAAGATCTGGACACTGATCCGAATTTACTTGGTTTAGACGGTTCACCTACAGAAGTAAGGACTGTGTTTCCACCTGAAAGTCGGGGGGAAGGTGAAATGATTTCCGGAGAACCAGAAGAAGCAGCTAAAAAATTAGTAGGAAAAATATTAGATTTGAAAATTGTATAA
- the hutU gene encoding urocanate hydratase produces the protein MSKSIRAPHGNQLNCKGWVQEGAMRMLMNNLDPQVAEKPEDLVVYGGIGRAARNWECYEGIISSLKKLAGDETLLVQSGKPVGVFKTTEMAPRVLIANSNLVPAWANWDNFFELEKKGLMMYGQMTAGSWIYIGAQGILQGTYLSFVEAAKKVFGTPDLSGKFILTGGMGGMSGAQPLAGKMAGAAILVVEVDKKRIERKIKEGYCDVMTESLDEALKIVKENKDESRAISIGLVGNCAEIYPELVKRNAIPDIVTDQTSAHDIVNGYVPHGMTLDEAAKLREKDPSKYSDRSLESIALHVQAMLDMQKAGAETFDYGNNIRAQAQKKGVKNAFDFPGFVPAYIRPLFCEGKGPFRWAALSGDPEDIYKTDQAVMEMFEEDEALVNWIKMAQKEVSWQGLPSRICWLGYGDRHRFGLKINEMVANGELKAPIVFGRDHLDCGSVASPNRETEGMKDGSDAIADWPILNALINACNGASWVSVHHGGGVGMGYSIHAGQVMVADGTELAAEKIERVLISDPGMGIIRHADAGYDIAKKIAKEKNVNIPMLK, from the coding sequence ATGTCTAAAAGTATAAGAGCACCTCACGGAAATCAATTGAATTGTAAGGGATGGGTACAAGAGGGAGCAATGAGAATGCTTATGAATAATCTTGATCCCCAAGTTGCTGAAAAACCAGAGGATTTAGTCGTGTATGGAGGTATCGGTAGAGCTGCACGAAATTGGGAGTGTTATGAGGGGATAATTAGTTCATTAAAAAAACTAGCCGGCGATGAAACATTATTAGTTCAATCAGGCAAACCCGTAGGGGTTTTTAAAACAACTGAAATGGCACCAAGAGTATTGATAGCTAACTCGAATTTAGTACCAGCTTGGGCTAATTGGGATAATTTTTTTGAATTAGAAAAGAAAGGGCTTATGATGTATGGACAAATGACTGCTGGTAGCTGGATTTACATTGGTGCTCAAGGAATATTACAAGGGACGTATTTAAGTTTTGTTGAAGCAGCAAAGAAGGTATTTGGAACTCCTGACCTCTCTGGTAAATTTATCTTAACAGGTGGTATGGGAGGTATGAGTGGAGCACAACCTTTAGCAGGGAAAATGGCAGGTGCAGCGATTTTAGTGGTTGAAGTTGATAAAAAACGTATCGAAAGAAAAATTAAAGAAGGCTACTGCGATGTGATGACTGAAAGTTTAGATGAAGCTCTAAAGATAGTTAAAGAGAATAAAGATGAGAGTAGAGCAATTTCAATTGGACTAGTTGGAAACTGTGCTGAAATATATCCAGAGCTAGTTAAGCGTAATGCCATTCCAGATATTGTTACAGATCAAACTAGTGCTCATGATATAGTTAATGGTTATGTTCCCCATGGTATGACATTAGATGAAGCCGCTAAGCTTAGAGAAAAAGATCCATCAAAGTACTCAGATAGATCTTTAGAATCTATTGCACTTCATGTTCAAGCTATGCTTGATATGCAAAAGGCGGGAGCAGAGACCTTTGATTACGGAAATAATATAAGGGCACAAGCTCAGAAAAAAGGTGTGAAGAATGCTTTTGACTTCCCAGGATTTGTTCCTGCATATATTAGACCCCTATTTTGCGAAGGAAAAGGGCCTTTTAGATGGGCTGCTTTATCTGGAGATCCAGAGGATATTTATAAAACAGACCAAGCTGTTATGGAAATGTTTGAAGAAGATGAAGCACTTGTTAATTGGATTAAAATGGCTCAAAAAGAAGTTAGCTGGCAGGGGTTACCTTCAAGGATCTGTTGGTTAGGTTATGGTGATAGACATAGATTTGGTTTAAAGATAAATGAAATGGTTGCTAATGGTGAACTCAAGGCACCAATTGTGTTTGGTAGGGACCATCTAGATTGTGGTTCTGTAGCCTCACCTAATAGAGAAACTGAAGGGATGAAAGATGGAAGTGATGCTATTGCAGATTGGCCAATATTAAATGCTTTAATTAACGCATGTAATGGTGCTAGTTGGGTAAGTGTTCATCACGGTGGTGGAGTTGGTATGGGCTATTCCATTCATGCAGGTCAAGTAATGGTAGCCGATGGCACTGAACTCGCGGCTGAAAAAATTGAACGGGTTTTAATTAGTGATCCAGGAATGGGAATTATACGACATGCTGATGCAGGCTACGATATAGCGAAAAAAATTGCAAAAGAGAAGAATGTTAATATTCCAATGCTTAAATAA